A stretch of DNA from Acipenser ruthenus chromosome 21, fAciRut3.2 maternal haplotype, whole genome shotgun sequence:
tttttgtttttttttttaatttaaaaaaataaataaataaataatgaaccaTGTTGAACATTGACAAGACCTACATTGTGATGTGGTCACTGATATGAGTCAGAATGGCCATAGCATGCTTGAATTGCATGGCAATTTTAATGAGGTAGTTTTGTTTGACTCCTTGGTATCTTTTACCCAATGTAAAACAGATTGCTGAATTACAGCACTAGCAGACAGTGCGGTTTTATACCAGTCTGTATTGTACATTACCTGGCCTGTTTTCAAAAGCAGTTTCAGCAAACCACTGTTTAGGTGTCAACTGAGTGACAGTGCGTGTCTAGCCAGGGGAAATGTTGGTAACTCAATTGCAAAGACAAAAGTTAACGGAATGGATGTCAGTACATTAATGATGGGGGCTCTAGAGTACTGTATCACTTCTTAGTTGTATCCAGTTTAATTTAGCTGCAAATCAGCACCATGGCTCCTATAGGATATCACGATGACCTATTTCAGGTCCTGCTGTCCCTGCAAGCTCTCCAATATGCTATTTAAAACCGCGGACTTCAATACAAACTAAAATCAATTGAAATAAACTGAGCATAGTGTACCTTCTGAGGTTTGGAGGGATCTAGGGTTTCCCAGGGTTCTGGATTTTTGGACTTAAAaagactgtaaaataataataaaaaaagtgaggTTAAAAATAAGCAGTAGAATTGTGTAACGATACATACGATAAGGAACAACAAGCGTATTACAAACGTCTCTCAACTCCACTGTAATATTCCGCTGTTATGTTAACCCTACAATTTGGAACAGATATCAgttacagtaacattttaattgCTGGCAGCACTTCTTTGATATCTTTTAAAAACGCACCCATGTATGCATGCTACACACCCACAGTATCTGTACCAGGAAGGAATACTTTTCTGCAATCTCAAGCCAGCTCGAGCAACTCCCAGTTTTTCAGTTACTTCAGCGCATAGCAACGTAATTGCAATCTAATATAAACATGGATTTTGCATTGTATATACAATCATATTCTCTGTTGTCGTATACTAGAATTAAGGAAACTTTACttttgtgtcattattattatttctaaagaaataaatcaaatatcTCCTTACATTACGTCTGGTTTTGTTGTCAAGAAATAAATACCAACAGAGGTGGCTCCTGTTGCAGCAAACGTCATAATTCCAATAAGAGGCATGAgctaaaaagcaaaataaatcacacttaCTCTATACATGAGCACGGTAAACATTATGCTGAtataataatgatttccattacatgagagtagatgttaaaacttcatactgAATTGAACtcgctctcgccaagataagcgccaactaagacgtagctttacagtaaactaatgtgatccatctccatccatttgcgtttccttccatctgatgatgtaaatatcctgcctggtgttgatggctgaagtgtaatgctggcagccataataataataataataataataataataataataatagtgctatTAAACTGAATTAATTAGGCTTAAaatggtgtatatactgtatgtagataCAGGAACAAATTTGATAATATTATGAAATGTAGTCCTTAAACATATATAGCAAATATGCAAGGTATATACGTTTTAAATATTCATTAAATCAAACGCTGAGAGAACATACATTTAAGAGAAATAgattttacagtttattattattattattattattattattattattattattattatttatttcttagcagacgcccttatccagggcgacttacaatcgcaagcaaatacaaatacattcaagtgttacaatacaagtaatacaataagagcaagaaatacaataatttttgttcaagtgtgacaaaccgcaattcaataatacagcagataatagtgatagttacatcaggatatgattaaatagtgatagttacatcaggatatgattaagtacaaaatactacaggttaaacacttggcagattacagtatttattaatgcatattaaataaaaacttacttctttcctttttttcagcATCTTGAAAAatccagacattttttttttcctttggtgagGTCAAAGACTCTAAATAATTAAGAAAAGTGAACATGTAAGATCAGAATGAGCTATCTATTCGTTCTAAATTGTGGGTCGCTTCTTTGCACAACGCAGTGGATAAATAAGTTACTGCGCCCATAATAtagactgtaaaataaaataccggTTACCGCTCCTTTCTtctaatttaatgttttttttaaaaaaaaatcccaaagtgaTGGTCAAcagtgctgtgtttgtttgtttgtttgtttgtttgtttgtttgtttgtttgtttgtttgtttcctgtattGCAGCAGCGCAAGGTGTACCCTACCTTCTTCAGCTTCTTCAGCTTCTTCACAAGTGTTCGGCTTCTTAAAATGTTTGCTGAACTTCCCACTTATATGGTTGTTGAATCAGACAGACGAGGTCCAAGTCACGTAGACAAtcccacatacatttttttaaaaacatttttaaacttccTCTAATATCGGTCGAGGGTGTTAGTATTGTTTTCTCGTCTGGTTTCATTTGAAGTTGCGATTTACAGGTGCCACCTGCTGGATGTGCAGCACAGTACAGAAGAGGATgaggttgtattattattagtagtcgtagtcgtagtagtaataataataggggatagtagtagtagtagtatttgtacCGGTACtgcaaatataaaattaaattaaaaaatagtaTACTTACTATTAATTAAGAAACGTGTCTTGAGATGTTGTGCTATTTTCGTTATCTTCTAAAAAATATCGAACAACAATATGATCTGCAGTATCAAATAGAACATATAAGAATCTTTCTAAGCTAGTGTCTGGTGCCAGTGTGTGAGACAGAGAGGCGGATGAGCAATTCTGGAAGTTCCAATTCAAGGAACGCCTTCAGTACCACTTGAGAGGCAGACAGCACCATTCCGGGGTTAAAAATTGTACATACAGTAtgagtgtgttgtgttttgggaaATAATAAACAGTTACTGTACTTTCTTCTTGAACGGGTTCCTCTTTTGTCGTGTTCATTAAGGGTTCATTTACAGTATGGTCACCGTTCGGACAGCAGCATTTCTTGAAGAACGCAGTGTGCTTGATATTGATTTTCTCGAAGTTTGAATGTCAGTgtgcaaaatgttgttttttttatgtgttatttattaccCCTAAAAAAACATAGCACAGTATGACTGGTCTTCATCCTGAAATGTTTCCAACACTGAACAAAAGACAGGTGGACCCTGTGCACTAAATAATTTTCATTAATGAATGAGCATTGCACTCCTAGTTCGTCTGTAATCAATCAGAACCCCAGCAccttgagtacattttaaaagggaATGAGAATGTTTAATTTTAGCCTTACTTTGAAGAAGCAGCCAATGTGGATTTAGTGTCATGTTGCTTTAAAAGGAAGTATCCTGTCCGCTCTGTCGTGGGCTCAGAGGCACAGTTATTCTACGTTATTGATTCACGTTTCAAGAAGCTTGGCTGCTGGCAttatagtcatttttttttactcaatCTGCAGAATGAGTCATTGCTACTACCAGCTTCTACATAGTGGCACAAAGAACCTCAGCAAATAATCACAGGCTATTTATACAGCCTTGCCATgccaaaaaagaaacattttattacTCGCCTGACATTGCCAAATCTGCTATTAAAACGCATAttccatattaaaaaacaaacaaacaaaacaatcaattGCTGACTGTGGGTTTGCCTATCTTTGTATCTTTGTTAAACCAGCTGGGGTTGAGCTTGCTTGATGACCTTTCACCTTTTAACAGAGAACCGAATAAA
This window harbors:
- the LOC131696653 gene encoding normal mucosa of esophagus-specific gene 1 protein-like; translation: MSGFFKMLKKRKELMPLIGIMTFAATGATSVGIYFLTTKPDVILFKSKNPEPWETLDPSKPQKLLTINQQWKPVEEVQIVKGLMK